One window of Oryza brachyantha chromosome 12, ObraRS2, whole genome shotgun sequence genomic DNA carries:
- the LOC102706251 gene encoding TPD1 protein homolog 1-like, translated as MARIITTQLCTVFLVAIFVLAISVQGDQSQLCEPSSIQIGQTNTGKKARTLDTVFQVTVTNGCRCAVRAVLLRADGFASSVAVDPRLFRRASAAAGAYLVGDGQQIASGKSVSFQYTWDHYFKMTLASVKVVAC; from the exons ATGGCACGGATCATAACCACGCAGCTGTGTACGGTGTTTCTCGTCGCCATCTTCGTGCTAGCCATATCTGTTCAAG GGGATCAGTCGCAGCTGTGCGAGCCATCGAGCATCCAGATCGGCCAGACCAACACCGGGAAGAAGGCCAGGACGCTCGACACCGTGTTCCAGGTGACGGTGACGAACGGGTGCCGGTGCGCGGTGAgggccgtcctcctccgcgccgacggcTTCGCgagctccgtcgccgtcgaccccAGGCTGTTCCGGCgagcctctgccgccgccggcgcctacctcgtcggcgacggccagCAGATCGCGAGCGGCAAGTCCGTCTCGTTCCAGTACACGTGGGACCACTACTTCAAGATGACTCTTGCGAGCGTGAAGGTTGTTGCCTGCTAG
- the LOC102706529 gene encoding uncharacterized protein LOC102706529 yields the protein MAQESHPLLALLLMIFLMVAKVDGLCMGCMNDHIVVSQLAGGGGVHTVFRVTVTNRCCCAVRHVVVAAPGFRSAIPIDPRLFRRINSVDGEEYLVGDGEAVPANGSVTFSYAWRAMFRISVVGITVSNCL from the exons atggcTCAAGAATCGCACCCACTCCTTGCTCTCCTCCTGATGATCTTCCTCATGGTCGCCAAAG TCGACGGCCTGTGCATGGGCTGCATGAACGACCACATCGTCGTCAGCCAGctcgcgggcggcggcggcgtccacaCGGTGTTCAGGGTGACGGTGACGAACCGGTGCTGCTGCGCGGTGAGGCACGtcgtggtggcggcgccggggtTCCGGAGCGCCATCCCGATCGACCCCAGGCTTTTCCGGCGGATCAACAGCGTCGACGGGGAGGAGTacctcgtcggcgacggcgaggcggtgccGGCCAACGGGAGCGTCACCTTCTCCTACGCGTGGCGCGCCATGTTCAGGATAAGCGTCGTCGGCATCACTGTATCGAACTGCTTGTAA
- the LOC102706809 gene encoding uncharacterized protein LOC102706809: MAREPKHLLALLLCLMFAQGSSVCLRCMNDHVVVSQRVDDHGEDVGGGGGGVVQTSTLYMFKVTVTNRCCCEVRSVVVAAPGFQSAIPIDPKLFRPNSGEGETDYLVGDGGTIPVKGNVTFAYTWSTVFRMDVVSMTVFRCL, translated from the exons ATGGCTCGAGAACCGAAGCATCTCCTTgctctcctcctctgcctAATGTTCGCCCAAG GCAGCAGTGTGTGCCTGCGCTGCATGAACGACCACGTCGTCGTCAGTCAGCGGGTGGACGACCacggcgaggacgtcggcggcggcggcggcggcgtagtgCAGACGTCGACGCTGTACATGTTCAAGGTGACGGTGACGAACCGGTGCTGCTGCGAGGTGAGGAGCGTCGtcgtggcggcgccggggtTCCAGAGCGCTATCCCGATCGACCCCAAGCTGTTCCGGCCGAACTCCGGCGAAGGGGAGACGGACTacctcgtcggcgacggcgggacgATCCCGGTGAAGGGAAACGTCACCTTCGCCTACACCTGGAGCACCGTCTTCAGGATGGATGTCGTCTCCATGACTGTATTTCGCTGCTTGTAG
- the LOC102704765 gene encoding uncharacterized protein LOC102704765, with amino-acid sequence MDDAAANPTPTSSSAAAAAQHQQLQRQIFLMQQAQAQAHGQGQGQGQGHAPTPQQLSQQAMTRFPSNIDAHLRPLGPIRFQQPPQPQPSHPPPSQPQQPHSGGPSPSQSQSQASPQQQQAVAARVRSPEVEMALQDAMRVCNPDIKTPFHSLEDAVNRLLPYHVVADYEAEEDDRILDSDTTGQIPSRLQQWDHNILVKIAEFTTTFEKQVLAYNIMTKKRTIGEFRSEERLMLEQALLMEEKQAMMTLRAEIESREKAGREAAEAKMRMAMAEQARVEAQAHSEMIGHGPLRAHAAASQGEDGPSHEMMQEQGEDGWANAQRDDEDPSEDFLNDENEPENGNSDMQEDWRRSGELDLNSR; translated from the exons atggacgacgccgccgcgaacCCCACCccgacctcctcctcggcggccgccgcggcgcagcACCAGCAGCTCCAGCGGCAGATCTTCCTCATGCAGCAGGCCCAGGCGCAGGCGCATGGGCAGGGGCAGGGGCAGGGGCAGGGGCACGCGCCGACGCCGCAGCAGCTGTCGCAGCAGGCCATGACCCGCTTCCCCTCCAACATCGACGCCCACCTCCGCCCGCTCGGCCCGATCCGCTTCCAGCAGCCCCCGCAGCCCCAGCCGTCGCACCCGCCACCCTCGCAGCCGCAGCAGCCCCACTCTGGGGGCCCGTCGCCTTCGCAGTCGCAGTCGCAGGCGTccccgcagcagcagcaggcggtggcggcgagggtgcggaGCCCCGAGGTGGAGATGGCGCTGCAGGACGCGATGCGGGTGTGCAACCCCGACATCAAGACGCCCTTCCACTCCCTCGAGGACGCCGTCAACAG GCTACTACCTTACCATGTGGTTGCTGACTACGAGGCTGAAGAAGATGACAGAATCCTTGACAGTGATACAACTGGACAAATTCCTTCTCGCCTGCAACAATGGGACCATAACATTCTTGTGAAAATTGCTGAGTTCACAACTACTTTTGAGAAGCAAGTTTTGGCGTACAATATAATGACCAAGAAAAGAACTATTGGCGAGTTCAGATCAGAGGAGCGGCTCATGCTGGAGCAGGCTTTGTTAATGGAGGAAAAGCAAGCCATGATGACACTAAGAGCAGAGATAGAATCAAGGGAGAAAGCAGGTCGTGAGGCTGCTGAAGCTAAGATGCGTATGGCAATGGCCGAACAGGCTAGAGTGGAGGCCCAAGCGCACTCAGAGATGATTGGTCATGGTCCTTTGAGGGCCCATGCTGCGGCATCCCAGGGCGAAGATGGTCCTAGCCATGAGATGATGCAAGAACAGGGTGAAGATGGATGGGCAAATGCTCAAAGGGACGATGAAGACCCATCTGAGGATTTCCTCAACGATGAAAATGAACCGGAGAATGGGAACTCTGATATGCAAGAAGACTGGCGCAGATCAGGAGAACTCGATCTGAACTCTAGGTAG